The sequence ATAATCTGCTTTAAACGAGCTTCACTGGTAAACCGTATTAACAACACATACAGCAGATTGGTCAGAAACACGGCAAATAAAGCAGACAGAATTACCAACACCACAAACAGAAGCAAGGCACCCAATCCATATTTAATTCCCACAAAAACAATAGGTAGCAATGCCACTGAGAAAGTAAGTGTAAGCACATACACTACCACATGGATCAATCGTGCCATCCACACAGTACGACTATCCACAGGACGAGGCGACAGAATAGCATAATCGGTGGTATCCATTACTACTGAGGCAAAGTCTGTAATCAATGTCATAATTGTCATTACCATAATATAGGCAAACACAATGGTGGTAGCCCAGTATACATTAGGCATGGCAAAAATGAGGCTTCCTACCAGGCCACCCAATATAGCATACATAAAAATGGCTATCCAGTACTGATACTTCGTATTAGCATCTGACTTACTGGGCTGATTTGCAAAAGCTGCTGGTTTACGACGTTTGTCCATCAGCAGCTTTATCTCCAGAATGGCCCGCAACTGGCTATAGTCAATGTGTAAAGATTGAAATACGCCCTTTAACAGATCCAGAATAAACAGTACAATTTTACTCATGTTTTAATGTGATTTGTTGATAGAAAAACATCTCATATTACCCGCGCAGTGCCTCTATAAACTCACCTGCCTGAGACTGATGGGCATGATTGCCGGTAAGTTCTGTGAAAATCTGCTCCAGAGATTCCGTTTTTTCCCGTTCCTGTAATTCGGCAAAGGTGCCATCGGCAATAATCTTTCCCTGATGCAGAATCATAATCCGGTGAGCAAACTTCTCTACCACATCCATGATATGCGAACTGTAAAACAACGTTTTGCCCTCTAATGCCAGCTTGGAGAGAATTTCTTTTACCAGAATCACTGCATTGGCATCCAATCCGGAGAGAGGTTCATCCAAAAAAATAATATCCGGATTATGCAGTAAACCTGCAATAAGCAACACCTTTTGTCGCATACCTTTGGAGAAGGCTGTCATGCGGGTATCGGCTTTAGCCTGAAGATCAAAGATACGCAACAGATCCAGTGACTTTTTCTCAATTCGTGCAGACTCCATCTTATGAAGCAACCCTATAAAACGCAGGTATTCTATAGGTGTAAGCGTATCATATAGCAGGGCGTTCTCAGGGATATATCCAATACGTCTTTTTACTTCAATAGGGTCTTTGCGTACATCCATCCCCATAATCTGTACCTCTCCTGTAAAATCGGTAATCATACCCGACAACACTTTGATGGTTGTGCTTTTTCCAGCTCCATTCGGTCCCAGATACCCAATGATCTGACCAGGAGTAATTGTAAAATTGATATCATTCAACACCGGCTTTTCATAACTCTTTGACAGGTGCGAAACAGTAATGACAGGTTCTGTATACATACGATTGCAGGTTAGGTAATAACAAATGTGTTTAGGACACACGTCTGAATTTATGAGCCTCTTTCCGGAAAGTAACCTTTTAACCAAAGGTAT is a genomic window of Xanthocytophaga agilis containing:
- a CDS encoding ABC transporter ATP-binding protein, which produces MYTEPVITVSHLSKSYEKPVLNDINFTITPGQIIGYLGPNGAGKSTTIKVLSGMITDFTGEVQIMGMDVRKDPIEVKRRIGYIPENALLYDTLTPIEYLRFIGLLHKMESARIEKKSLDLLRIFDLQAKADTRMTAFSKGMRQKVLLIAGLLHNPDIIFLDEPLSGLDANAVILVKEILSKLALEGKTLFYSSHIMDVVEKFAHRIMILHQGKIIADGTFAELQEREKTESLEQIFTELTGNHAHQSQAGEFIEALRG